The window CTTGTAGTCACTGTTCTCTACTTTCTGTTTAAGTTTCAGTAGAAAACAAACCATCACAGTCATTAACCATATAGCTTTGAATGATGTAGCTTATTATTCTTGTGATCTCAGTTAAagttaaaacatataaaaatattaaccaaAGTTGCATAACTTCTAACTTTTCTCTTGACAAAATTATAAACAATATTGTCcggaaaatattataaattaaaaacctGTTCGGCCATTTGCAACTTGCAACTTGCAACTTCCATGTAAAGTgacaataaaatttttttttttaaaagagtgATGGCCAGAGAGACTCGAGGACTAGTGAAAACACGGCAAAACAtttgaatataataaaatggaAATATACGCGATTTCAACCATATTGTCAACATGGTATACCCACAACTGTCTATCTCCACCTTGCAGATAAcatcataaaaaataataatctataaCTATATCTTCCTCGAACATTCTTttctatatatacacacacttATGTCTTCCTGGATCCTGTCCTAACACACACTTAACCCTCTCCTTCTCTTCGATCTTATCTTCACATAATGGGAAACTACGCTTCTTGCGCTCTAGGCAACACAacctcttctttttcttcttcttcttcctcttcaaaaGTGATTCTCCCTGACGGTGAAGTGCGTCACATTCACGCGCCGACTAAAGCGGCTGAGCTTATGATGGAGATCCCGAGCTTTTTTCTCGTCGACGCCAAAACATTAAAGATCGGTCGGAAACTTAAACCGTTAGCCGCCGACGACGATCTCGAAACTAGAGGCTGTCACGTGTACGTCGCTTTTCCTATGACGCGTGCCACGTCAGCAGCAAACGCTTCGGACATGGCTCGGTTGTTTTTAGCCGCCAAGAAACAACAGCGCAGACGAGTCAGAACAGCCGTGAAACACTGTCACAACGGAAGGATTTCGCCGGAGGGAGAGGATGACGTCAAGATGATGTCGGCGGGATCTAAGCTGATGAGTTTAGTAGACATTGATGAGTTTTCTGCGGCGGAGTTTATGCATAGAATCTCGAATTCGAAATCTAAGAAACCGAAGCTGGAAACCATAGCTGAAGAAGAATCTGTCTTAAGCGGACTTGAAATCAAACAATTATTGGAACTTGATTTTTTCAAcgctttttttaattttaggtatTGTTCTCGTTTGTAATGTTATTGAGAATGAGCATGTAATGATAAAGTTCTTTAATTTTATGTAACTGTAAATTAGTAATCTTAAGCTCTTAACCATAATTTTTAGGGCCATTTCGCTGAAAATACAAGGAACGAAAGATATTTAGGTTTCATAGCGGTTAACTTTTTATTTGGGTATGGTGATAAAGGCGTGGTGGGGAACTTACCATTTTGTCCCCGACGTCGAATATCAATCAAATCACATTGTGTGTCAGGAAACTCTGATGAAAGCGACGTTTTGGACATACGTATAGGGTTAGTTTTGGGCATAAGTCTATTGTAAACAGGAGCAGATATCAACTTTTCCAATCACCTAAATTATCTTTCTAACGTGTATAGAGGATGCAATTACTCTAATTTTTATAGTATT of the Brassica rapa cultivar Chiifu-401-42 chromosome A03, CAAS_Brap_v3.01, whole genome shotgun sequence genome contains:
- the LOC103856244 gene encoding uncharacterized protein LOC103856244, with translation MGNYASCALGNTTSSFSSSSSSSKVILPDGEVRHIHAPTKAAELMMEIPSFFLVDAKTLKIGRKLKPLAADDDLETRGCHVYVAFPMTRATSAANASDMARLFLAAKKQQRRRVRTAVKHCHNGRISPEGEDDVKMMSAGSKLMSLVDIDEFSAAEFMHRISNSKSKKPKLETIAEEESVLSGLEIKQLLELDFFNAFFNFRYCSRL